In Carya illinoinensis cultivar Pawnee chromosome 9, C.illinoinensisPawnee_v1, whole genome shotgun sequence, the following are encoded in one genomic region:
- the LOC122276750 gene encoding vesicle-associated membrane protein 722-like: MHTAQTSSGVATSNGFYSPEFRDDFGAGLLDLHAMDDTELLSEVCFVERFSVQMCRKWRQIPIAILQRIKEDFIHRQDGGKAATIVANSLNKEFGPKLKEQMQYCVDHPKDISKLAKVEAQVSEVKRAMMENIEKVLDRGEKIELLVDKTKNLHSQVSDFVSLIRFPLSPFFNLPILE; this comes from the exons ATGCATACTGCTCAAACTTCAAGTGGGGTAGCCACATCTAATGGGTTTTATTCTCCTGAGTTTAGGGATGATTTTGGTGCTGGGCTTTTGGATCTCCATGCTATGGATGATACAGAGCTTCTGTCTGAGGTATGTTTCGTTGAAAGGTTTTCTGTTCAAATGTGCAGGAAAT GGCGACAGATTCCAATTGCCATCCTTCAGCGAATCAAGGAGGATTTCATCCATAGACAAGATGGAGGAAAAGCTGCAACAATAGTTGCCAATAGCCTCAACAAGGAGTTTGG GCCTAAATTGAAGGAGCAGATGCAATATTGTGTAGATCATCCAAAGGATATCAGCAAGCTGGCTAAAGTGGAAGCTCAGGTTTCAGAAGTCAAAAGAGCTATGATGGAAAATATAGAGAAG GTTCTCGACCGTGGAGAAAAGATTGAGCTTCTGGTGGATAAAACAAAAAACCTTCATTCTCAGGTTAGTGACTTTGTATCGTTGATTCGTTTTCCTTTATCTCCCTTTTTTAACCTCCCTATCTTGGAATGA